In Streptomyces sp. 71268, the DNA window GAGTGGGCCGACGTTCCGGTCTACCTCGCCGGCCAGTTCGTCGGGGCGCTGATCGGCGCCGGGCTCGCGTACGTGGCGTACTACGCGCAGTTCGCCGCCAACAGCGACCCCACGGACGCGCAGCCGACGTTGGGGATCTTCGCGACGATCCCCGAGGTCAGGCACCCGGTCGCCAATCTGCTGAGCGAGATCGTCGCGACCCTGGCCCTGGTGCTGCCGTTGCTCGCCTTCGGGCTCGACGACGGCATCGGCGAGTCGGGCACCAAGACGCTGCTCGTCGCGTTCCTCGTGGTCGGCATCGGCCTCTCGCTCGGCGGGCCGACCGGGTACGCCATCAACCCGGCCCGCGACCTGGCGCCCCGCGCCGCGCACGC includes these proteins:
- a CDS encoding MIP/aquaporin family protein, encoding MSYSQGDIFVGETIGTAILILFGAGVCAAVNLKRSKARSAGWVAIAFGWGFGVMAGAYTAGPLSGGHLNPAVTVGIAVDTGEWADVPVYLAGQFVGALIGAGLAYVAYYAQFAANSDPTDAQPTLGIFATIPEVRHPVANLLSEIVATLALVLPLLAFGLDDGIGESGTKTLLVAFLVVGIGLSLGGPTGYAINPARDLAPRAAHALLPIPNKGTSDWGYAWVPVAGPLVGAVLAGLVFNAAF